A single Candidatus Neomarinimicrobiota bacterium DNA region contains:
- a CDS encoding cell division ATP-binding protein FtsE has translation MIEFRDVTLIYQRGAGVFDIDFQVDTGELIFLIGPSGAGKTTILKLMYMDLIPQSGEVEVNGFITHRTRSRYVPLLRRTLGLVFQDFRLLPDRNAYENVALPLHIIGFPRREIRERVYSALDDVGLSQRTHHYPRELSGGEQQRVAIARAVAKNPVIILADEPTGNLDAATSMEIVDLLTFLAEENRSTVVIATHDYTLTSKRPGRLIEIDEGQLLD, from the coding sequence ATGATTGAATTCCGTGACGTCACCCTCATCTACCAGCGGGGGGCGGGGGTTTTCGACATCGACTTCCAGGTGGATACCGGGGAACTGATTTTCCTCATTGGGCCTTCGGGAGCCGGGAAGACCACCATCCTCAAGCTGATGTACATGGACCTGATCCCGCAATCGGGGGAGGTGGAAGTCAATGGTTTTATAACCCATCGTACACGCAGCCGGTATGTGCCGTTGCTCCGGCGGACATTGGGCTTAGTATTCCAGGATTTCCGCCTCCTGCCTGACCGAAACGCCTATGAAAACGTTGCCCTGCCGCTGCATATTATCGGCTTTCCAAGGCGGGAGATAAGGGAAAGGGTCTACAGCGCCCTGGACGACGTGGGGCTTTCTCAAAGGACCCACCATTATCCCCGAGAGCTCAGCGGGGGCGAACAGCAACGAGTAGCTATAGCACGGGCGGTGGCCAAGAATCCGGTTATTATTCTGGCAGATGAGCCCACCGGGAACCTGGATGCCGCCACTTCCATGGAAATTGTTGACCTACTTACCTTTCTGGCCGAGGAGAACCGGAGTACGGTGGTAATAGCTACCCATGATTACACTCTAACCTCAAAGAGACCTGGTCGGCTCATCGAGATCGACGAGGGGCAGTTGCTGGATTGA
- a CDS encoding cell division protein FtsX, translating to MWRARLPMLGSTLTIALTLVIFGGAYLILSNFDRATRRLQSQYRIEVFFDPLYNNREAFEVYQQLKFIEGIASTEFINKERAAAIFKREFGEDVMEVLGTNPLPAGAIVMVARGHRTARRINHIADTIAALPGVNDVAYRGELVRLLERYIQFAAYGGLVVGIMTLLGAIFLVSNTIKLSIYAKRDTIDVLYLLGATRKFIRFPFLIEGALQGLLGSVVAIAVVVGLLDVLNYILEQFVLYRVIRPPYLAIGIVILGIALGTLGSSRSMRKFLSPRALGAK from the coding sequence TTGTGGCGGGCCAGACTGCCCATGTTGGGTTCCACGCTCACCATTGCTCTTACCCTGGTAATTTTCGGGGGGGCCTATCTGATACTGAGCAACTTTGATCGAGCCACCCGCCGCCTGCAAAGCCAGTACCGAATCGAGGTGTTTTTCGATCCGCTCTACAATAACCGGGAAGCTTTTGAGGTCTATCAGCAGTTGAAATTTATTGAAGGGATTGCCAGTACCGAGTTCATCAACAAGGAGCGGGCGGCGGCCATTTTCAAGCGGGAGTTCGGGGAAGACGTAATGGAAGTTCTGGGAACTAACCCGCTCCCGGCGGGGGCTATCGTCATGGTAGCCCGTGGCCATCGTACTGCCCGGCGTATCAATCACATTGCTGACACCATCGCCGCGCTGCCGGGTGTGAATGATGTGGCTTATCGGGGAGAGCTGGTACGGCTCCTGGAGCGCTATATTCAGTTTGCCGCTTATGGCGGGCTGGTGGTTGGGATTATGACCCTGCTGGGGGCTATTTTTTTGGTATCCAACACCATAAAACTGTCCATCTATGCCAAGCGAGACACCATTGACGTACTCTACCTTTTGGGTGCCACCCGCAAATTCATCCGCTTCCCCTTTCTGATAGAGGGTGCGTTACAGGGCTTGTTGGGCTCCGTGGTAGCGATAGCGGTGGTCGTAGGTCTGCTTGATGTGTTGAATTATATCCTGGAACAATTTGTGCTTTATCGGGTTATCCGGCCGCCATATTTGGCCATTGGTATTGTCATCCTGGGAATTGCGCTGGGGACCCTTGGCAGTTCCCGGAGTATGCGCAAGTTTC